The proteins below come from a single Branchiostoma floridae strain S238N-H82 chromosome 5, Bfl_VNyyK, whole genome shotgun sequence genomic window:
- the LOC118416578 gene encoding non-structural maintenance of chromosomes element 3 homolog: protein MPKARGKSARAHQEDSDMETDPPTQASQASQVTLTQAQRAAESLSRQEIERKVNEVVQFFLIMEQKKAAVKRADITKHILKEHSRVFPVVFEKAKKKLREVFGVSVEELEGKDKRYILVNLIDTPDGQDHLNMLDDGPKSGLLLVVLSLIFMKGNVIQDTLLWHTLKRLGIEENHPHEVLGDVKSLLTKEFTRQQYLEYKRVPQSDPPSFEYRWGPRAHKETSKRRVLQFVSKMYGSESLEIWTSQYQDVLRGEGGSP, encoded by the exons ATGCCGAAAGCGCGGGGAAAATCAGCTCGTGCACACCAGGAG GACTCAGATATGGAGACGGACCCCCCGACACAGGCCAGCCAGGCCAGCCAGGTCACCCTCACACAGGCACAGCGGGCTGCAGAGTCGCTCAGCAGACAGGAGATAGAGAGGAAG GTCAATGAAGTTGTGCAATTTTTCCTCATCATGGAACAGAAAAAGGCAGCAGTAAAAAGGGCAG ACATTACGAAGCACATCCTGAAGGAGCACAGCAGGGTGTTTCCTGTGGTGTTTGAGAAGGCCAAGAAGAAGCTGAGGGAG GTATTCGGTGTGAGTGTTGAAGAGCTAGAAGGAAAGGACAAACGTTACATCCTGGTTAATCTGATCGACACTCCTGATGGGCAAGACCACCTCAACAT GCTGGATGATGGCCCAAAGTCTGGCCTGCTGCTGGTTGTTCTCAGCCTCATCTTTATGAAGGGGAACGTCATCCAGGATA CACTGCTGTGGCACACACTCAAGAGACTCGGCATTGAGGAGAA CCATCCACATGAGGTATTAGGAGATGTAAAGAGTCTACTAACGAAGGAGTTCACAAGACAACA GTATCTGGAGTATAAGAGAGTCCCCCAGTCGGACCCCCCATCCTTCGAGTACAGGTGGGGTCCTCGGGCCCACAAGGAGACCAGCAAGAGGAGGGTGCTGCAGTTTGTGTCAAAG ATGTATGGCAGCGAGAGTCTGGAGATCTGGACCTCCCAGTACCAGGACGTGctgcgtggggaggggggcagtccgTGA
- the LOC118416115 gene encoding protein RFT1 homolog: MASNKLLASATKQASYNMVLQVIFRAMTFLLNAFLLRYISKEMVGVVNVRLTLLYTTIIFVAHEAFRRACLSGGDKRNWRQTVNLIWCTVPLGFVCTGVFTAVWLYLLERPDPDVIPHYSVGVLAFAASAFIELFADQLWVMTQALLFVRLKVVIDSLWIAVRCVTTVILVVYFPHLGLIAFSIAQVVSSAALVLAYYTYFTHYIRTASPDDSFPLKKIQDFFPTWPTGKKPWTSPELARLTWSFFKQGILKQLLTEGERYVMTIFDVLSFGDQGVYDIINNLGSLAARFLFLPIEESGYLFFAQSLKRGKPIRDQDKESLGLVSRVLQSLLKVVVLIGLTILVFGYAYSFLALDIYAGEMLSSGSGPSLLRWYCVYVLLIAINGTTECFVFAAMSQEEVDRYNKKMLVFSVLFLTSAVYLTRWLGSVGFIFANCLNMLARIVHSLYFMLGYYEGSQWRPLSGLVPSRWVSAVLVVSWVVTSYSEMILCCDQGWPYGILHIAVGAVCLLVVMATIVLTERDLVSFVHEQWLSRSQQRDDKKSKQDNKATNRRQTDSKKQS, encoded by the exons ATGGCGTCTAACAAACTTCTGGCGAGCGCTACAAAACAGGCATCTTACAACATGGTGCTTCAG GTGATCTTTCGAGCGATGACGTTCCTCCTGAACGCCTTCCTCCTACGGTACATCTCCAAGGAGATGGTGGGCGTGGTCAACGTTAG GTTGACTCTGCTCTACACAACCATCATTTTTGTAGCCCATGAGGCCTTCAGACGGGCGTGTCTGAGTGGAGGGGACAAACGCAACTGGAGACAGACGGTCAACCTGATATGGTGCAC tGTTCCCCTGGGGTTCGTGTGTACTGGAGTCTTCACCGCCGTGTGGCTGTACCTCCTGGAGCGCCCTGATCCAGACGTCATCCCCCACTACAGCGTGGGAGTGCTCGCATTCGCTGCGTCAGCATTTATCGAACTGTTCGCTGACCAGCTGTGGGTGATGACCCAGGCTCTGCTGTTTGTTAGGTTAAAG GTAGTGATTGACAGCTTGTGGATAGCAGTGCGATGTGTGACTACAGTCATCCTGGTGGTGTATTTCCCTCATCTGGGACTCATAGCCTTCTCAATAGCTCAG GTAGTGAGCAGTGCAGCACTGGTCCTGGCATACTACACCTACTTCACACACTACATCCGTACTGCATCACCTGATGACAGCTTCCCGTTAAAGAAAATACAAGACTTCTTCCCAACCTGGCCTACAGGAAAGAAG CCGTGGACGAGCCCAGAACTGGCCAGACTGACATGGAGTTTCTTTAAACAGGGCATCTTGAAACAGCTTCTGACAGAAG GTGAAAGATATGTCATGACCATATTTGATGTGCTGAGTTTTGGAGACCAAG GTGTGTATGACATCATAAACAACCTGGGTTCTCTGGCTGCCAGATTTCTCTTCCTGCCCATTGAGGAGAGTGGGTACTTGTTCTTTGCTCAGTCACTCAAGAGGGGAAAGCCAAtcagggaccaggataag GAATCCCTTGGTCTTGTGTCCAGGGTACTGCAGAGCCTGCTGAAGGTggtggtgctgattggtctgaCCATCCTGGTGTTTGGTTACGCCTACTCCTTCCTGGCTCTGGACATCTATGCAGGGGAGATGCTCAGCTCAGGATCAG GCCCCTCCCTGCTCAGGTGGTACTGTGTGTATGTCCTGCTCATCGCCATCAACGGGACCACAGAGTGTTTCGTGTTTGCAGCTATGAGTCAAGAAGAGGTGGACAG GTACAACAAGAAGATGCTGGTGTTCTCTGTGCTGTTCCTGACCTCAGCTGTATACCTGACACGTTGGCTGGGCAGCGTGGGATTTATCTTTGCCAACTGCCTGAACATGCTGGCCAGAATTGTGCACAG TCTGTACTTCATGCTGGGTTACTACGAAGGCAGCCAGTGGAGACCGTTATCAGGCCTGGTGCCCAGTAGATGGGTGTCAGCAGTACTGGTGGTGTCCTGGGTGGTCACCAGCTACTCAGAG ATGATACTGTGTTGTGACCAGGGCTGGCCCTACGGGATCCTACACATTGCTGTCGGCGCAGTCTGTCTcttggttgtcatggcaacaatcGTACTGACGGAACGAGACCTGGTGTCGTTTGTCCATGAACAGTGGCTGTCCCGATCTCAACAACGTGATGACAAAAAAAGTAAACAGGACAACAAAGCGACAAATAGGAGACAGACAGATAGCAAGAAACAGTCATAG
- the LOC118416116 gene encoding cytochrome P450 2J2-like, with translation MAAVVPNLAIFELSRLNFQTYLVFCLAFLLACLYLRRSRNLPPYPAGRVPVLGHLLALGRAPHLQLTAWRRQYGDVFTVRIGMQDVVVLNGYAAVKDAMVDRSELFASRPPNYIPDLLTGFGKDIVGTRWGEEFKQKKRFATTVLKTLGMKVGKGSIEEKIQEEGRSLCERFAAYQGRPFDAERDLQVTIANVICAMAFGHRFAYGDERFMEIAEAIVSVQINLASLSGQLISVFPFLRFVPGVNKVVNNTILYAEKIDAFLWEEISRHRRDLDRENPRDFLDFALIEVEQQGRVNDLTEENVMYMAQNLFVAGTDTVSTTLRWALLYMALNPDIQEKVQQELDDVIGDTVPSLSHRAQLPYTEATVMEVQRVRTTVPMGLPHATTQHVKLGQFDLPAGTQVLTNLYSLHTDPAYWPDPDRFDPDRFLDGEGHVIGKPHSFMPFSGGRRVCLGEQLAKMELILLFCGLMQNFTFKLPEGALPVSTDGILRISLTPHPHKICAIPR, from the exons ATGGCGGCTGTAGTGCCCAATCTAGCAATCTTCGAGCTTTCTCGTCTGAATTTTCAGACGTATCTTGTGTTCTGTCTTGCTTTCCTTCTGGCGTGCTTGTATCTAAGACGTTCGAGGAACCTGCCTCCCTACCCGGCAGGACGGGTGCCTGTTCTCGGGCACCTCCTCGCCTTGGGCCGAGCGCCTCACCTGCAGCTGACGGCGTGGAGGCGGCAGTACGGGGACGTCTTCACCGTCAGGATAGGAATGCAGGATGTGGTGGTTCTGAACGGCTACGCTGCCGTCAAGGACGCCATGGTCGACAGGTCCGAGCTATTCGCGTCCAGGCCGCCGAACTACATACCAGACCTTCTTACAGGCTTCGGTAAAG ACATTGTGGGTACCCGCTGGGGTGAAGAGTTCAAGCAGAAGAAGAGGTTTGCCACCACCGTCTTGAAGACCCTTGGCATGAAAGTCGGGAAGGGTAGCATCGAAGAAAAGATTCAAGAAGAAGGCAGGAGCTTGTGTGAGAGA TTTGCAGCGTACCAGGGAAGACCTTTCGACGCCGAACGTGATCTGCAAGTGACGATCGCcaacgtcatctgcgccatggcGTTTGGACATCGCTTCGCGTACGGGGACGAGAGGTTCATGGAAATAGCTGAAGCGATCGTGTCGGTACAGATAAACCTGGCGTCCCTGTCTGGGCAGCTCATCAGTGTCTTCCCCTTCCTGCGATTCGTTCCCGGAG TGAACAAGGTTGTCAATAACACAATCCTGTACGCTGAGAAGATCGATGCGTTTCTGTGGGAGGAGATATCTCGCCATCGCCGGGATCTGGATCGCGAGAATCCGCGAGACTTTCTCGACTTCGCACTGATCGAGGTTGAGCAGCAGGGCAGGGTGAATGACCTGACTGAGGAGAATGTGATGTACATGGCGCAAAATCTCTTCGTGGCCGGCACCGACACAGTCTCCACTACCCTCCGGTGGGCCCTTCTGTACATGGCTCTGAACCCGGACATTCAGGAGAAG GTACAACAGGAGCTTGATGACGTAATTGGAGACACCGTGCCTTCCCTGTCCCACCGTGCCCAGCTGCCCTACACAGAGGCGACTGTGATGGAGGTCCAGCGGGTCCGCACCACGGTTCCAATGGGCCTTCCTCACGCCACGACTCAGCACGTCAAACTGGGTCAGTTCGACCTTCCCGCGGGGACACAG GTGTTGACGAACCTGTACTCCCTTCACACGGACCCGGCATACTGGCCTGATCCGGACCGGTTTGACCCCGACAGGTTCCTGGACGGAGAAGGACATGTCATCGGCAAGCCGCATTCTTTCATGCCGTTTTCAGGAG GGCGGCGCGTGTGCCTTGGAGAGCAGCTCGCCAAGATGGAGCTGATTCTGCTCTTCTGCGGCCTGATGCAGAACTTCACCTTcaagctgccagagggcgctcTTCCTGTATCTACCGACGGAATACTCCGCATCTCACTAACGCCCCATCCCCATAAGATCTGTGCCATCCCACGTTGA